Proteins encoded together in one Lepisosteus oculatus isolate fLepOcu1 chromosome 2, fLepOcu1.hap2, whole genome shotgun sequence window:
- the gckr gene encoding glucokinase regulatory protein isoform X2, with amino-acid sequence MNPWAVLQLAGYEASLPLTEKSNPITKEIDKADPLQIVHLLKLCDAEIFQEKGETVINYQRLYSESVLQTLIDVAKKMEDILKDPEHSLVVLSGCGTSGRLAYLLVTSFNRLLKGLQKKHNYDYIIAGGDKALLTSQEAPEDNPYLGAEELEKVCAGKKQVLFIGISCGLSAPFIAGQLDFCMNNLNVFTPVLVGFNPTNMARNEIIEGWHLTFYQVAERMQELQKNYRAFILNPAVGPEAITGSSRMKAGSATKIMLEILFLAAHRAAFSNKEITANGILDCLQAYERVHKVTYSQSKKISVLVNQVGESLQKGGHVYYIGWQTLGVMGIIDASECPPTFGADVGDVRGFINNGYKEMDNKEGNIASLGPEFCIAHDDFVRNILPHVNDNDTVLFLFTLDDDLSEIDKLATQISANTSNLHAVAHSTAGHYVPENVKKSFASIISITWPIVFSEYEGCFVQKLQRELCTKWILNIISTGGHILKGKIYYNYMMDLKVSNTKLFRRALAILQRVTGQSRLRCQEALLQAIYDTDELTDPIRTSEVTKHTQMASTKNQVVPTAVVILARNCSLTEARSRLDAHPTMREAIEACLRATGRKRTADQIAAGIHGEND; translated from the exons CTTGCTGGTTACGAAGCCTCTCTCCCACTCACTGAAAAATCAAACCCTATCACGAAAGAGATTGACAAAGCTGACCCATTGCAGATTGTCCACCTGCTaaagctgtgtgatgcagaaaTATTTCAAGAGAAAGGGGAGACAGTCATAAATTACCAG AGACTCTACAGTGAATCTGTACTCCAGACATTAATTGATGTTGCCAAGAAGATGGAAGATATTTTGAAG GATCCAGAACACAGTCTGGTTGTCTTAAGTGGTTGTGGAACATCTGGAAGACTTGCATATTTGCTTGTG ACCTCATTCAACAGGTTGTTAAAAGGGTTGCAGAAGAAGCACAACTATGACTACATCATTGCTGGGGGAGACAA agccCTTTTGACCTCTCAGGAAGCTCCTGAAGACAACCCTTATCTGGGAGCTGAGGAACTAGAAAAG GTGTGTGCAGGAAAGAAGCAAGTGCTCTTCATTGGGATATCATGTGGTTTATCG GCTCCTTTTATTGCTGGACAGTTAGATTTCTGTATGAACAATCTAAATGTCTTCACACCTGTGTTGGTTGGATTTAATCCTACGAACATGGCAAG GAATGAAATCATTGAGGGTTGGCATCTGACATTCTACCAGGTAGCTGAGAGGATGCAGGAGCTGCAGAAGAACTATAGAGCCTTCATATTGAACCCTGCTGTTGGA CCTGAAGCCATCACTGGCTCTTCCCGCATGAAAGCTGGGAGTGCAACAAAAATAATGTTAGAAATTCTTTTCCTAGCAGCCCACAGAGCTGCTTTTAGCAACAAAGAAATCACAGCTAA TGGTATTTTGGATTGTCTGCAAGCTTATGAAAGAGTCCATAAAGTCACTTACTCTCAGAGTAAAAAGATTTCTGTATTAGTAAATCAAGTTGGAGAAAG CTTGCAGAAAGGGGGACATGTATATTACATTGGTTGGCAAACTTTAGGAGTAATGGGGATCATTGATGCCAGTGAATGTCCACCCACTTTTGGAGCAG ATGTTGGTGATGTTCGTGGATTTATCAACAATGGATATAAAGAAATGGACAACAAAGAAGGGAACATTGCATCACTT GGCCCAGAGTTCTGTATTGCCCATGATGATTTTGTGAGGAACATTCTGCCGCATGTTAATGACAATGACACAgttcttttcctttttacaCTGGATG ATGACCTCTCTGAAATTGATAAGCTGGCGACCCAGATAAGCGCAAACACCTCAAATCTTCATGCAGTTGCCCATTCAACTGCTGGACACTATGTTCCT gagaatgttaaaaaatcatttgcatcCATTATAAGCATCACATGGCCCATTGTATTCTCTGAATATGAAGGTTGTTTTGTACAG AAGCTCCAAAGGGAGTTGTGCACAAAGTGGATTTTAAACATTATCAGCACGGGTGGCCACATCCTAAAAGGAAAGATTTACTACAATTACATGATGGACCTCAAAGTCAGCAACACCAAACTCTTCAGAAGAGCCCTTGCAATTCTCCAG AGGGTCACTGGTCAATCCCGTTTGAGATgtcaggaggcacttcttcaaGCAATCTATGACACTGATGAGTTGACAGATCCCATAAGAACATCAGAAGTCACAAAACATACCCAAATGGCAAGTACAAAGAACCAA GTGGTGCCCACAGCAGTGGTGATCCTGGCACGGAATTGCTCACTTACTGAAGCCAGGTCTAGGCTGGATGCCCACCCAACGATGCGAGAGGCAATTGAAGCATGTTTGAGAGCAACAGGACGGAAAAGGACCGCCGACCAAATTGCAGCAGGAATACATGGGGAAAACGACTGA
- the gckr gene encoding glucokinase regulatory protein isoform X1, whose amino-acid sequence MLGSRKHNHIIETPDTGKWQLAGYEASLPLTEKSNPITKEIDKADPLQIVHLLKLCDAEIFQEKGETVINYQRLYSESVLQTLIDVAKKMEDILKDPEHSLVVLSGCGTSGRLAYLLVTSFNRLLKGLQKKHNYDYIIAGGDKALLTSQEAPEDNPYLGAEELEKVCAGKKQVLFIGISCGLSAPFIAGQLDFCMNNLNVFTPVLVGFNPTNMARNEIIEGWHLTFYQVAERMQELQKNYRAFILNPAVGPEAITGSSRMKAGSATKIMLEILFLAAHRAAFSNKEITANGILDCLQAYERVHKVTYSQSKKISVLVNQVGESLQKGGHVYYIGWQTLGVMGIIDASECPPTFGADVGDVRGFINNGYKEMDNKEGNIASLGPEFCIAHDDFVRNILPHVNDNDTVLFLFTLDDDLSEIDKLATQISANTSNLHAVAHSTAGHYVPENVKKSFASIISITWPIVFSEYEGCFVQKLQRELCTKWILNIISTGGHILKGKIYYNYMMDLKVSNTKLFRRALAILQRVTGQSRLRCQEALLQAIYDTDELTDPIRTSEVTKHTQMASTKNQVVPTAVVILARNCSLTEARSRLDAHPTMREAIEACLRATGRKRTADQIAAGIHGEND is encoded by the exons CTTGCTGGTTACGAAGCCTCTCTCCCACTCACTGAAAAATCAAACCCTATCACGAAAGAGATTGACAAAGCTGACCCATTGCAGATTGTCCACCTGCTaaagctgtgtgatgcagaaaTATTTCAAGAGAAAGGGGAGACAGTCATAAATTACCAG AGACTCTACAGTGAATCTGTACTCCAGACATTAATTGATGTTGCCAAGAAGATGGAAGATATTTTGAAG GATCCAGAACACAGTCTGGTTGTCTTAAGTGGTTGTGGAACATCTGGAAGACTTGCATATTTGCTTGTG ACCTCATTCAACAGGTTGTTAAAAGGGTTGCAGAAGAAGCACAACTATGACTACATCATTGCTGGGGGAGACAA agccCTTTTGACCTCTCAGGAAGCTCCTGAAGACAACCCTTATCTGGGAGCTGAGGAACTAGAAAAG GTGTGTGCAGGAAAGAAGCAAGTGCTCTTCATTGGGATATCATGTGGTTTATCG GCTCCTTTTATTGCTGGACAGTTAGATTTCTGTATGAACAATCTAAATGTCTTCACACCTGTGTTGGTTGGATTTAATCCTACGAACATGGCAAG GAATGAAATCATTGAGGGTTGGCATCTGACATTCTACCAGGTAGCTGAGAGGATGCAGGAGCTGCAGAAGAACTATAGAGCCTTCATATTGAACCCTGCTGTTGGA CCTGAAGCCATCACTGGCTCTTCCCGCATGAAAGCTGGGAGTGCAACAAAAATAATGTTAGAAATTCTTTTCCTAGCAGCCCACAGAGCTGCTTTTAGCAACAAAGAAATCACAGCTAA TGGTATTTTGGATTGTCTGCAAGCTTATGAAAGAGTCCATAAAGTCACTTACTCTCAGAGTAAAAAGATTTCTGTATTAGTAAATCAAGTTGGAGAAAG CTTGCAGAAAGGGGGACATGTATATTACATTGGTTGGCAAACTTTAGGAGTAATGGGGATCATTGATGCCAGTGAATGTCCACCCACTTTTGGAGCAG ATGTTGGTGATGTTCGTGGATTTATCAACAATGGATATAAAGAAATGGACAACAAAGAAGGGAACATTGCATCACTT GGCCCAGAGTTCTGTATTGCCCATGATGATTTTGTGAGGAACATTCTGCCGCATGTTAATGACAATGACACAgttcttttcctttttacaCTGGATG ATGACCTCTCTGAAATTGATAAGCTGGCGACCCAGATAAGCGCAAACACCTCAAATCTTCATGCAGTTGCCCATTCAACTGCTGGACACTATGTTCCT gagaatgttaaaaaatcatttgcatcCATTATAAGCATCACATGGCCCATTGTATTCTCTGAATATGAAGGTTGTTTTGTACAG AAGCTCCAAAGGGAGTTGTGCACAAAGTGGATTTTAAACATTATCAGCACGGGTGGCCACATCCTAAAAGGAAAGATTTACTACAATTACATGATGGACCTCAAAGTCAGCAACACCAAACTCTTCAGAAGAGCCCTTGCAATTCTCCAG AGGGTCACTGGTCAATCCCGTTTGAGATgtcaggaggcacttcttcaaGCAATCTATGACACTGATGAGTTGACAGATCCCATAAGAACATCAGAAGTCACAAAACATACCCAAATGGCAAGTACAAAGAACCAA GTGGTGCCCACAGCAGTGGTGATCCTGGCACGGAATTGCTCACTTACTGAAGCCAGGTCTAGGCTGGATGCCCACCCAACGATGCGAGAGGCAATTGAAGCATGTTTGAGAGCAACAGGACGGAAAAGGACCGCCGACCAAATTGCAGCAGGAATACATGGGGAAAACGACTGA
- the gckr gene encoding glucokinase regulatory protein isoform X3 → MLAGYEASLPLTEKSNPITKEIDKADPLQIVHLLKLCDAEIFQEKGETVINYQRLYSESVLQTLIDVAKKMEDILKDPEHSLVVLSGCGTSGRLAYLLVTSFNRLLKGLQKKHNYDYIIAGGDKALLTSQEAPEDNPYLGAEELEKVCAGKKQVLFIGISCGLSAPFIAGQLDFCMNNLNVFTPVLVGFNPTNMARNEIIEGWHLTFYQVAERMQELQKNYRAFILNPAVGPEAITGSSRMKAGSATKIMLEILFLAAHRAAFSNKEITANGILDCLQAYERVHKVTYSQSKKISVLVNQVGESLQKGGHVYYIGWQTLGVMGIIDASECPPTFGADVGDVRGFINNGYKEMDNKEGNIASLGPEFCIAHDDFVRNILPHVNDNDTVLFLFTLDDDLSEIDKLATQISANTSNLHAVAHSTAGHYVPENVKKSFASIISITWPIVFSEYEGCFVQKLQRELCTKWILNIISTGGHILKGKIYYNYMMDLKVSNTKLFRRALAILQRVTGQSRLRCQEALLQAIYDTDELTDPIRTSEVTKHTQMASTKNQVVPTAVVILARNCSLTEARSRLDAHPTMREAIEACLRATGRKRTADQIAAGIHGEND, encoded by the exons CTTGCTGGTTACGAAGCCTCTCTCCCACTCACTGAAAAATCAAACCCTATCACGAAAGAGATTGACAAAGCTGACCCATTGCAGATTGTCCACCTGCTaaagctgtgtgatgcagaaaTATTTCAAGAGAAAGGGGAGACAGTCATAAATTACCAG AGACTCTACAGTGAATCTGTACTCCAGACATTAATTGATGTTGCCAAGAAGATGGAAGATATTTTGAAG GATCCAGAACACAGTCTGGTTGTCTTAAGTGGTTGTGGAACATCTGGAAGACTTGCATATTTGCTTGTG ACCTCATTCAACAGGTTGTTAAAAGGGTTGCAGAAGAAGCACAACTATGACTACATCATTGCTGGGGGAGACAA agccCTTTTGACCTCTCAGGAAGCTCCTGAAGACAACCCTTATCTGGGAGCTGAGGAACTAGAAAAG GTGTGTGCAGGAAAGAAGCAAGTGCTCTTCATTGGGATATCATGTGGTTTATCG GCTCCTTTTATTGCTGGACAGTTAGATTTCTGTATGAACAATCTAAATGTCTTCACACCTGTGTTGGTTGGATTTAATCCTACGAACATGGCAAG GAATGAAATCATTGAGGGTTGGCATCTGACATTCTACCAGGTAGCTGAGAGGATGCAGGAGCTGCAGAAGAACTATAGAGCCTTCATATTGAACCCTGCTGTTGGA CCTGAAGCCATCACTGGCTCTTCCCGCATGAAAGCTGGGAGTGCAACAAAAATAATGTTAGAAATTCTTTTCCTAGCAGCCCACAGAGCTGCTTTTAGCAACAAAGAAATCACAGCTAA TGGTATTTTGGATTGTCTGCAAGCTTATGAAAGAGTCCATAAAGTCACTTACTCTCAGAGTAAAAAGATTTCTGTATTAGTAAATCAAGTTGGAGAAAG CTTGCAGAAAGGGGGACATGTATATTACATTGGTTGGCAAACTTTAGGAGTAATGGGGATCATTGATGCCAGTGAATGTCCACCCACTTTTGGAGCAG ATGTTGGTGATGTTCGTGGATTTATCAACAATGGATATAAAGAAATGGACAACAAAGAAGGGAACATTGCATCACTT GGCCCAGAGTTCTGTATTGCCCATGATGATTTTGTGAGGAACATTCTGCCGCATGTTAATGACAATGACACAgttcttttcctttttacaCTGGATG ATGACCTCTCTGAAATTGATAAGCTGGCGACCCAGATAAGCGCAAACACCTCAAATCTTCATGCAGTTGCCCATTCAACTGCTGGACACTATGTTCCT gagaatgttaaaaaatcatttgcatcCATTATAAGCATCACATGGCCCATTGTATTCTCTGAATATGAAGGTTGTTTTGTACAG AAGCTCCAAAGGGAGTTGTGCACAAAGTGGATTTTAAACATTATCAGCACGGGTGGCCACATCCTAAAAGGAAAGATTTACTACAATTACATGATGGACCTCAAAGTCAGCAACACCAAACTCTTCAGAAGAGCCCTTGCAATTCTCCAG AGGGTCACTGGTCAATCCCGTTTGAGATgtcaggaggcacttcttcaaGCAATCTATGACACTGATGAGTTGACAGATCCCATAAGAACATCAGAAGTCACAAAACATACCCAAATGGCAAGTACAAAGAACCAA GTGGTGCCCACAGCAGTGGTGATCCTGGCACGGAATTGCTCACTTACTGAAGCCAGGTCTAGGCTGGATGCCCACCCAACGATGCGAGAGGCAATTGAAGCATGTTTGAGAGCAACAGGACGGAAAAGGACCGCCGACCAAATTGCAGCAGGAATACATGGGGAAAACGACTGA